A single window of Candidatus Binatia bacterium DNA harbors:
- a CDS encoding ABC transporter substrate-binding protein, producing MLLGAGVAVPAAAAAAPVRVASLVPFAADALARVPEHAVVVATVRRSMTEPVPEGVIDLGSPHAPSFERLAESGAQLVVADGAMHAALTEQLGRGGAEVLLLDTNSVASTFDGLRELGRRVGAADAMEQAVRDSEASLARAALPTPIPTLPFFGAPGSFLVITERTWFGDLLGKLNFQNLAATSTGKESFPGYVQVSDELLATMQPSLVLLVAHGDPEAIRTAFLRRADARGPWKSFQQAEHGVHVLDAQTFAANPGLAMPEAAQRLVRLVAPATASASPSIDTSSR from the coding sequence TTGCTGCTGGGCGCCGGTGTCGCCGTTCCGGCCGCCGCCGCGGCGGCGCCGGTGCGGGTCGCGTCGCTCGTTCCGTTCGCCGCCGACGCGCTCGCGCGCGTGCCGGAGCACGCCGTGGTCGTCGCGACCGTGCGTCGCAGCATGACCGAGCCGGTGCCCGAAGGCGTGATCGACCTCGGCAGCCCGCACGCGCCGAGCTTCGAGCGCCTCGCCGAGAGCGGGGCGCAGCTCGTGGTCGCCGACGGAGCGATGCACGCGGCGCTCACCGAGCAGCTCGGACGCGGCGGGGCCGAGGTCCTGCTGCTCGACACCAACTCGGTCGCGAGCACGTTCGACGGCCTGCGCGAGCTCGGACGCCGCGTGGGCGCGGCGGACGCGATGGAGCAGGCGGTGCGCGACAGCGAGGCGTCGCTCGCGCGCGCCGCGCTGCCGACGCCGATCCCTACCCTGCCCTTCTTCGGCGCCCCCGGCAGCTTCCTCGTCATCACCGAGCGCACCTGGTTCGGCGACCTCCTCGGCAAGCTCAATTTTCAGAACCTCGCTGCGACCAGCACCGGGAAGGAGTCCTTTCCGGGCTACGTGCAGGTGAGCGACGAGCTGCTCGCGACGATGCAGCCGTCGCTGGTTCTGCTGGTGGCGCACGGCGACCCGGAGGCGATCCGCACCGCGTTCCTGCGGCGCGCGGACGCGCGCGGTCCCTGGAAGAGCTTTCAGCAGGCGGAGCACGGCGTGCACGTGCTCGACGCGCAGACCTTCGCGGCAAATCCGGGCCTCGCCATGCCCGAGGCGGCGCAGCGGCTGGTCCGCCTGGTCGCGCCCGCGACCGCGTCCGCTTCGCCGTCCATCGACACGTCCTCTCGATGA
- a CDS encoding iron ABC transporter permease gives MSSLARVWAARAVARLEMLRARAAERPGVWVAILALALGVALIAALGVGAARLPIADVPRALLDAAHPLHTALWQVRMPRIATAALVGASLAVAGALLQTVVRNPLADPSLIGVSAGAGVAALLGIVLLPEVSLALPFLAFFGALASAAVVLAVAETGPRTKGPLRIILSGVAVQSVLFACIALLTFLFADRAPAFVAFTVGSLAGCGWREVRIVALPAVLGSACALLSVRALDLLLLDDDSASGVGLGVRRTRVLVSCLAALLAAGAVSVAGLVGFVGLVVPNWIRLLVGPEHARSLVLSMLGGATLVVAADAAARTLAAPLELPVGALLALIGGPYFLAILWRRVT, from the coding sequence ATGAGCAGCCTCGCGCGGGTGTGGGCCGCGCGCGCCGTCGCGCGGCTCGAGATGCTGCGCGCGCGGGCTGCGGAGCGGCCGGGCGTCTGGGTGGCGATCCTCGCGCTCGCGCTCGGCGTCGCGCTCATCGCGGCGCTCGGCGTCGGCGCGGCGCGCCTGCCGATCGCCGACGTGCCGCGTGCGCTGCTCGACGCGGCGCACCCGCTGCACACCGCGCTCTGGCAGGTGCGCATGCCGCGCATCGCGACCGCCGCGCTGGTCGGCGCGTCGCTCGCCGTCGCCGGCGCGCTGCTGCAGACGGTGGTGCGCAACCCGCTCGCCGATCCGTCGCTGATCGGCGTCAGCGCCGGCGCGGGCGTCGCCGCGCTGCTCGGCATCGTGCTCCTGCCCGAGGTCTCGCTGGCGCTGCCCTTCCTCGCCTTCTTCGGCGCGCTCGCGTCGGCGGCCGTCGTGCTCGCCGTTGCGGAGACGGGGCCGCGCACGAAGGGTCCGCTGCGCATCATCCTCTCGGGTGTCGCGGTGCAGTCGGTGCTGTTCGCGTGCATCGCGCTGCTGACGTTCCTGTTCGCGGATCGCGCGCCGGCGTTCGTCGCGTTCACCGTCGGCTCGCTCGCGGGCTGCGGCTGGCGTGAGGTCCGCATCGTCGCGCTGCCGGCGGTGCTCGGCAGCGCGTGCGCGCTGCTCTCGGTGCGCGCGCTGGATCTGCTGCTGCTCGACGACGACTCGGCGAGCGGCGTCGGGCTCGGCGTGCGCCGGACGCGGGTGCTGGTGTCGTGTCTCGCGGCGCTGCTCGCGGCGGGCGCGGTCAGCGTCGCGGGGCTGGTCGGCTTCGTCGGGCTCGTGGTGCCGAACTGGATCCGGCTGCTCGTCGGACCGGAGCACGCGCGCTCGCTGGTGCTGTCGATGCTCGGCGGGGCGACGCTCGTCGTCGCGGCCGACGCCGCCGCGCGCACGCTCGCCGCACCGCTCGAGCTTCCCGTCGGCGCGCTGCTCGCGCTGATCGGCGGGCCGTACTTCCTCGCCATCCTCTGGCGGCGGGTGACATGA
- a CDS encoding ABC transporter ATP-binding protein has translation MTALLEARGLHLRHPRGTRDVVRDLSIAIGKSEIVALVGPNGSGKSTTLAALGGALTPRLGTVLLDGKELRRYGRRALARRLARLPQEPQCAEGLTVDDLVLCGRHAHRGWLEMPRTADRSAVSAAIRTMGLAELRHRRVETLSGGERRRAWLAMVLAQRAELLLLDEPTAALDLRHQHEVLDLLVRVNRELGTSVVLVLHDLEHAAHVAHRVAVLHRGRIYASGPPEQVIVPEMLQDVFGVAARVEHENGRLRLRVDGPADPMRRL, from the coding sequence ATGACGGCTCTGCTCGAAGCGCGCGGTCTGCACCTGCGCCACCCGCGCGGCACGCGCGACGTCGTGCGCGACCTGAGCATCGCGATCGGCAAGAGCGAGATCGTCGCGCTCGTCGGTCCGAACGGCTCGGGCAAGTCGACGACGCTCGCGGCGCTCGGCGGAGCGCTCACGCCGCGTCTGGGAACCGTGCTGCTCGACGGCAAGGAGCTGCGCCGCTACGGACGCCGCGCGCTCGCCCGTCGTCTCGCGCGCCTGCCGCAGGAGCCGCAGTGCGCGGAAGGTCTCACCGTCGACGACCTGGTGCTGTGCGGTCGGCACGCGCACCGCGGCTGGCTCGAGATGCCGCGCACCGCGGACCGCAGCGCGGTGTCGGCGGCGATCCGCACGATGGGGCTCGCGGAGCTTCGCCACCGCCGCGTCGAGACGCTGTCCGGCGGCGAGCGGCGCCGCGCCTGGCTCGCGATGGTGCTCGCGCAGCGCGCCGAGCTGCTGCTGCTCGACGAGCCGACGGCGGCCCTCGACCTGCGTCACCAGCACGAGGTGCTCGACCTGCTCGTGCGCGTGAACCGCGAGCTCGGCACGAGCGTCGTGCTCGTCCTGCACGACCTCGAGCACGCCGCGCACGTCGCGCACCGGGTCGCCGTGCTGCACCGCGGCCGGATCTACGCGAGCGGACCGCCGGAGCAGGTGATCGTGCCGGAGATGCTGCAGGACGTGTTCGGCGTCGCGGCGCGCGTCGAGCACGAAAACGGACGGCTGCGGCTGCGTGTCGACGGGCCCGCCGACCCGATGCGCCGTTTGTGA
- a CDS encoding methyltransferase, which translates to MGQQSAQPAFPPQAVLYQISVGHYVPRALYVAAKLGIADLLRDGPRQAADLAAATGTNAGALRRVLRLLASVGVFDEGDDGSFALTELSQCLRDDVPGSARSMVLLFAGPRTQEAWAELEYCVRTGAPAYRKRGVVDPFADMAKDPEATAVFDAAMADATRMTEMAVAASYDFSKLGTLIDVGGGNGALLIGILSAHPHLRGVVMDQAHAVERARRQIAAAGLDERCTAVAGDFFARVPGGGDAYLLKHVLHDWDDERAAAILRCCRRAMRGDAKLLVIEGVYPPRIDRSWASRGAAANDVNMLVNTGGRQRSEEEFRALYEAAGFKLERVLPTPANVCVIEGRPR; encoded by the coding sequence GTGGGGCAGCAGAGCGCGCAACCGGCGTTCCCGCCGCAGGCGGTCCTCTACCAGATTTCGGTCGGGCACTACGTGCCGCGCGCGCTGTACGTCGCGGCCAAGCTCGGCATCGCCGATCTGCTGCGCGACGGCCCGCGTCAGGCCGCGGATCTCGCGGCCGCGACCGGCACGAACGCGGGCGCGCTGCGCCGCGTCCTGCGTCTGCTCGCGAGTGTCGGCGTGTTCGACGAGGGCGACGATGGCTCCTTTGCCTTGACGGAGCTCTCGCAGTGCCTGCGCGACGACGTCCCGGGCAGCGCACGCAGCATGGTGCTGCTGTTCGCGGGTCCGCGCACGCAGGAGGCGTGGGCGGAGCTCGAGTACTGCGTCCGCACCGGCGCGCCTGCGTACCGCAAGCGTGGCGTCGTCGATCCGTTCGCCGACATGGCGAAGGACCCCGAGGCGACCGCAGTCTTCGACGCCGCGATGGCGGACGCGACGCGCATGACCGAGATGGCGGTCGCGGCGAGCTACGACTTCTCGAAGCTCGGCACGCTGATCGACGTCGGCGGCGGCAACGGCGCGCTGCTGATCGGCATTCTGTCCGCGCACCCGCACCTGCGCGGCGTGGTGATGGACCAGGCGCACGCGGTCGAGCGCGCGCGCCGGCAGATCGCCGCCGCGGGCCTCGACGAGCGCTGCACCGCCGTCGCCGGCGACTTCTTCGCCCGCGTCCCCGGCGGCGGCGACGCCTACCTGCTGAAGCACGTCCTCCACGACTGGGACGACGAGCGCGCCGCCGCGATCCTGCGCTGCTGCCGCCGCGCGATGCGCGGCGACGCGAAGCTGCTCGTGATCGAGGGCGTCTATCCGCCGCGGATCGACCGCTCGTGGGCGAGCCGGGGGGCCGCGGCCAACGACGTCAACATGCTGGTGAACACCGGCGGCCGTCAGCGCTCGGAAGAGGAGTTCCGCGCGCTGTACGAGGCCGCCGGCTTCAAGCTCGAGCGCGTCCTGCCGACCCCCGCCAACGTCTGCGTGATCGAGGGGCGGCCGCGCTGA
- a CDS encoding TonB-dependent receptor: protein MVATLFRLSTRCAPTLCLILVSLACFVIDTALATTAPEAASDEASAQTSAPEAAPEDATASGSDLDASFLMAETVVTGTKTEHPVDETPVPTQVIPRKQIEETATINIEEVLSQIPDLYVQQNQEFGLGASVVRMQGADPNKVAILLDGQRFRGGIDGVVDLRDITTVPIEQVEIIRGPASSLYGSDAMAGVINIRTRAGSPDLSLAATAAGGSFSQQLYNVSHGYHVGPVRYFIAAQHDEVAIAKLFGDISDQYSGERVDDTQKRDSVFVRLDYPTETQSLRITTDYLKKRNPLSNSDDLTNGIFWNWQPFEGWYVDLEGSRYGFQRKNDLEGFVEDNDYADWEAEARVTAPELTLAATRHLPIAGMRFRYETFSAPSQTIGGDDGITAPPIDASATQLSPFLQDEIFLHDQWSLVLGLSLDDHNRYGLEVNPRGTLMWRPTSDLSFGFTAGRGYRAPDLLQLYDIDINNVAIVGNRVTGYAIVGNPNLKAETDVAFNFEASWRPWRGIRSSLVLFRHDFDNLIANVVACPTPTMCNPGFKNPFPDLQGPIFSFDNVSSARTQGFDLGLDFFPLDWIWEQGSDPHVVKLSIAYGFLDSENQSGIPGEDGKQLPFRPKNRAIPSVTYTHTYFGTTLRIWGQWEDVSYADLGNTEEGRIPSHWFWNFKLSQKLPGLVRLLGAESPSWLEGVAVFAQGLNVFDEVLEGVAVAGDARQLSTRATFLGGVTYKF from the coding sequence ATGGTTGCAACCCTCTTCCGGCTGAGCACGCGCTGCGCGCCGACTCTTTGCCTCATCCTGGTTTCGCTGGCGTGCTTTGTGATTGACACGGCGCTCGCGACGACGGCACCCGAGGCGGCTTCCGACGAGGCGTCCGCGCAGACGAGCGCGCCCGAGGCCGCTCCCGAGGATGCGACGGCGTCCGGCTCCGACCTCGACGCCTCGTTCCTCATGGCCGAGACCGTCGTCACCGGCACCAAGACCGAGCACCCCGTCGACGAGACGCCGGTCCCGACGCAGGTCATCCCGCGCAAGCAGATCGAGGAGACGGCGACCATCAACATCGAGGAGGTGCTGAGCCAGATCCCCGACCTCTACGTGCAGCAGAACCAGGAGTTCGGGCTCGGCGCGAGCGTCGTGCGCATGCAGGGCGCGGATCCGAACAAGGTCGCGATCCTGCTCGACGGACAGCGCTTCCGCGGCGGCATCGACGGCGTCGTCGACCTGCGCGACATCACCACCGTGCCGATCGAGCAGGTCGAGATCATCCGCGGTCCGGCCTCGAGCCTCTACGGCAGCGATGCGATGGCGGGCGTGATCAACATCCGCACGCGCGCCGGCTCGCCGGATCTTTCGCTTGCCGCGACCGCCGCGGGCGGCTCGTTCTCGCAGCAGCTCTACAACGTGAGCCACGGCTACCACGTGGGTCCCGTGCGCTACTTCATCGCGGCGCAGCACGACGAGGTCGCGATCGCCAAGCTCTTCGGCGACATCAGCGACCAGTACTCGGGCGAGCGCGTCGACGACACGCAGAAGCGCGACAGCGTCTTCGTCCGCCTCGACTACCCGACCGAGACGCAGTCGCTGCGCATCACCACCGACTACCTGAAGAAGCGCAACCCGCTCAGCAACTCGGACGACCTGACCAACGGGATCTTCTGGAACTGGCAGCCGTTCGAGGGCTGGTACGTCGACCTCGAGGGCAGCCGCTACGGCTTCCAGCGCAAGAACGACCTCGAGGGCTTCGTCGAGGACAACGACTACGCCGACTGGGAGGCCGAGGCGCGCGTGACGGCGCCGGAGCTCACCCTCGCCGCGACGCGCCACCTGCCGATCGCCGGCATGCGCTTCCGCTACGAGACCTTCAGCGCGCCGTCACAGACGATCGGCGGCGACGACGGCATCACCGCGCCGCCGATCGACGCGAGCGCGACGCAGCTGAGCCCCTTCCTGCAGGACGAGATCTTCCTGCACGACCAGTGGAGCCTGGTCCTCGGCCTCAGCCTCGACGACCACAACCGCTACGGCCTCGAGGTCAATCCGCGCGGCACGCTGATGTGGCGTCCGACGAGCGACCTGAGCTTCGGCTTCACCGCCGGACGCGGCTACCGCGCGCCCGACCTGCTGCAGCTCTACGACATCGACATCAACAACGTCGCGATCGTCGGCAATCGCGTGACCGGCTACGCCATCGTCGGCAACCCGAACCTGAAGGCCGAGACCGACGTCGCGTTCAACTTCGAGGCGTCGTGGCGGCCGTGGCGCGGCATCCGCAGCAGCCTGGTGCTGTTCCGCCACGACTTCGACAACCTGATCGCCAACGTCGTCGCCTGCCCGACGCCGACGATGTGCAACCCCGGCTTCAAGAACCCGTTCCCCGATCTGCAGGGACCGATCTTCTCGTTCGACAACGTCTCGAGCGCGCGAACGCAGGGCTTCGACCTCGGCCTCGACTTCTTCCCGCTCGACTGGATCTGGGAACAGGGCAGCGACCCGCACGTGGTCAAGCTCAGCATTGCATACGGGTTCCTCGACAGCGAGAACCAGAGCGGCATCCCCGGCGAGGACGGCAAGCAGCTGCCCTTCCGGCCGAAGAACCGCGCCATCCCGTCGGTCACCTACACGCACACGTACTTCGGGACGACGCTGCGCATCTGGGGTCAGTGGGAGGACGTGAGCTACGCCGACCTCGGCAACACCGAGGAGGGACGCATCCCCTCGCACTGGTTCTGGAACTTCAAGCTGTCGCAGAAGCTGCCCGGGCTGGTGCGTCTGCTCGGCGCCGAGTCCCCGAGCTGGCTCGAGGGCGTGGCGGTGTTCGCGCAGGGCCTGAACGTCTTCGACGAGGTGCTCGAAGGCGTCGCGGTCGCCGGGGATGCGCGTCAGCTCTCGACGCGCGCGACCTTCCTCGGCGGCGTGACCTACAAGTTCTGA
- a CDS encoding GNAT family N-acetyltransferase, which yields MDLTEFTLHRLADGTLVRIRPLRPADRERLLAGFERFSPESRYRRFFTPTPRLTEGMIERLLDLDGHHRFALGAEQPWLGFLPGPGVGIARFTRDDHDPRRAEIAISIIDDMQGRGLGSLLLRELADAALDRGIDRFEAWVQPDNEPMKTLIYNLDPDATCHSEDGLLVYEMKLRRDAHRERDRTRKLDWSVALEPAGWLADGVCQLLPGRVAEAITRTR from the coding sequence ATGGACCTCACGGAATTCACCCTCCACCGCCTGGCCGACGGCACGCTGGTGCGCATCCGCCCGCTGCGCCCGGCCGACCGCGAGCGGCTGCTCGCCGGCTTCGAGCGCTTCTCTCCGGAGTCGCGCTACCGTCGCTTCTTCACGCCGACGCCGCGGCTCACCGAGGGGATGATCGAGCGCCTCCTCGACCTCGACGGCCATCACCGCTTCGCGCTCGGCGCCGAGCAGCCGTGGCTCGGCTTCCTGCCCGGCCCGGGCGTCGGCATCGCCCGCTTCACGCGCGACGATCACGACCCGAGGCGCGCCGAGATCGCAATCTCGATCATCGACGACATGCAGGGGCGCGGGCTCGGCTCGTTGCTGCTGCGCGAGCTCGCGGACGCCGCGCTCGACCGCGGCATCGACCGCTTCGAGGCGTGGGTGCAGCCCGACAACGAGCCGATGAAGACGCTCATCTACAACCTCGATCCCGACGCGACCTGCCACAGCGAGGACGGGCTGCTGGTCTACGAGATGAAGCTGCGCCGCGACGCGCATCGCGAGCGCGATCGGACGCGCAAGCTCGACTGGAGCGTCGCGCTCGAGCCGGCGGGATGGCTCGCCGACGGCGTCTGCCAGCTCCTCCCCGGTCGCGTCGCCGAAGCGATCACGCGCACTCGCTGA
- a CDS encoding circularly permuted type 2 ATP-grasp protein, producing the protein MNAQAVSNPLPVSHAYRVASGLFDEMFDEEHRPRPGCVRVVEDLLGRDPRRLAELRERADSMFLRMGVTFNVYGLDEGAEKIFPFDPIPRVIDATTWAQLEAGLIQRVRALNAFIADVYGEGEILKDGVVPRDLVLGCSQYRHAVVGVKPPHGVFVTVAGIDLVRGADGRFYVLEDNVRTPSGVSYVIQNRVVTTRLMPDLVRASGVRSVEGYPADLLESLCELAPRGQSRPRVALLTPGLHNSAFFEHVFLSHQMGIELVEGHDLVCVDHKLFMKTVHGLQQIDVLYRRIDDDFLDPVVFRPDSLLGVAGLMAAVRAGNVAIANGVGTGIADDKAIFAYTPAIVRYYLGEEPLLPIVETHVLTDPDVRRMVLRDLDRYVIKPTGASGGYGVIIGPKATYRELIEARERIERNPSGFIAQPVVQLSVHPTLLGEAGNGSGPLAPRHVDLRPFVLLGKRPRVLPGGLTRVALREGSLVVNSSQGGGSKDTWVLER; encoded by the coding sequence ATGAATGCCCAGGCGGTGAGCAATCCTCTGCCCGTTTCGCATGCATACCGCGTCGCGTCCGGGCTGTTCGACGAGATGTTCGACGAGGAGCACCGGCCACGACCCGGCTGCGTCCGCGTCGTCGAGGATCTCCTCGGTCGTGACCCACGGCGTCTCGCCGAGCTGCGCGAGCGTGCCGACAGCATGTTCTTGCGCATGGGCGTGACGTTCAACGTCTACGGCCTCGACGAAGGCGCGGAGAAGATCTTCCCGTTCGATCCGATCCCGCGCGTCATCGACGCCACGACGTGGGCGCAGCTCGAGGCGGGTCTCATCCAGCGCGTGCGCGCGCTCAACGCCTTCATCGCCGACGTCTACGGCGAGGGCGAGATCCTGAAGGACGGCGTCGTGCCGCGCGATCTGGTGCTCGGCTGCTCGCAGTACCGGCACGCGGTGGTCGGGGTGAAGCCGCCGCACGGCGTCTTCGTCACCGTCGCCGGGATCGATCTCGTGCGCGGCGCCGACGGACGCTTCTACGTGCTCGAGGACAACGTCCGGACGCCGTCGGGCGTGTCCTACGTCATCCAGAACCGCGTCGTGACGACGCGGCTCATGCCGGACCTGGTGCGCGCGAGCGGCGTGCGCAGCGTCGAAGGATACCCGGCCGACCTGCTCGAGAGTCTGTGCGAGCTCGCGCCGCGCGGCCAGTCGCGACCGCGGGTCGCGTTGCTCACGCCGGGGCTGCACAACTCGGCGTTCTTCGAGCACGTCTTCCTGTCGCACCAGATGGGCATCGAGCTGGTCGAGGGACACGACCTCGTGTGCGTCGACCACAAGCTGTTCATGAAGACGGTGCACGGTCTGCAGCAGATCGACGTGCTCTACCGGCGCATCGACGACGACTTCCTCGACCCCGTCGTGTTCCGCCCGGACTCGCTGCTCGGTGTCGCGGGGCTGATGGCGGCGGTGCGCGCGGGCAACGTCGCGATCGCGAACGGTGTGGGCACCGGCATCGCCGACGACAAGGCGATCTTCGCCTACACGCCGGCGATCGTGCGCTACTACCTCGGCGAGGAGCCGCTGCTGCCGATCGTCGAGACGCACGTGCTGACCGATCCCGACGTGCGTCGCATGGTGCTGCGCGACCTCGACCGCTACGTCATCAAGCCGACCGGCGCCTCGGGCGGCTACGGCGTGATCATCGGCCCCAAGGCGACCTACCGCGAGCTGATCGAGGCGCGCGAGCGCATCGAGCGCAACCCGAGCGGCTTCATCGCGCAGCCCGTGGTGCAGCTCTCGGTGCACCCGACGCTGCTCGGCGAGGCGGGGAACGGCTCGGGCCCGCTCGCGCCGCGCCACGTCGACCTGCGTCCGTTCGTGCTGCTCGGCAAACGTCCGCGCGTGCTGCCGGGCGGGCTCACGCGCGTCGCGCTGCGCGAGGGATCGCTGGTGGTGAACTCGTCGCAGGGCGGCGGCAGCAAGGACACCTGGGTCTTGGAGCGCTAG